The genomic interval GCACCGGTGCCGCTTACCAGCGTGCGTGTCTTCAAGGAACAGATGGGCGAACTGGCCATGCGCCACCTGGCCGAACGGATCGGACCGGAGCAGACCCGCCGTCCTTACGCCCGCGGCCAGCACACGATCGTGGCTCCCACCGAGCTGATCGTGCGCGCTTCGTCGGTAAAAAATGCATGAGCCGGTAGCAGATTTTTTATGCCGGAGAATTAAACCGCTTTACTATAATTCGATTTCAGAAACCGCTTCGTGCATGAAAAGGCCATGTAAAAAAACGATAACCTTCACCAACGGAGCACGGCGATGAAGACGATGCTACGACACACGGGTCGGATCGGGCGGGCGCTCTGGCTCGGCCTGATCCTGACAATCGGCGGCTGGAGCATGGCCGCGCAGGCGCAGCAGACGCTGCTGGATCTGCTGACGGCCGATTCGCCCATGAATCTGCTTTCGGACGGTGGGTTTGAGTCTGGGATACCGAGTTACTGGGAGCCGGTGGGCGATGGGGCGGCGTGGACGCGGGAGCGGTCGCGCACGCCGGAGTGGAGTTTGAAGCTCAGCGGGACGGGGGCGTCGTCGTGGGTGCAGTCGGAGGCGATTCGGAACTGGACGCCTCGGATTCCGGGGAATCTGGAGCTGGTTGTTGGGGGCTGGGTGTGGACCGAGGGGGTGAACACGAACCCGCAGACGGACGAGGAGAAGTTTCAGCTGGTCTTTACGTTTTACAACATAGGACTTACGCAGTTGACCGTGATGATGTAACTTTGGGAGGCACACTGGGACAACGCTTTAGTCTGGGAGGCCAACCGTGAACGCGTCGAAAGTGGATGAGTTAGATTACATTCATTTCTTGGTTGCGGCCCAACGGGTCTTCACCACCACCGAAGCGGCTCGGATTCGGGCAGGGGAGCTCAACGCCCCGGCGCATGATGCCTATACGCGTCTGCTGAAGCGGATTCCGCCCGATACGGAAGCCCTGTGGCAGGAGGTGGCCCCCTTTGTCCGGCCAGACCGTGGGGTGTTGGTGGTGGACGATACCACGCTGGACAAGCCCCATGCTCGGAAGATGGCATGGGTGACACGCCATTGGTCGGGCAAGCACAAGCGGGTGGTCCAGGGCATCAACCTGATCTCGCTGTTGTGGACCGAAGGCCAAGCACGCCTGCCTTGCGATTTTCGCCTTTACAACCGGGCAGAAGACGGCCTGACCAAGAATGACCACTTTCGAGCCCTGCTGCAAACGGCCCATGCGCGTGGCTTTCAGCCCCGGTTGGTTGTCTTTGACAGTTGGTATGCCAGTCTGGCCAACTTGAAGTATGTGCGCCAGCTGGGATGGGAATGGTTCACGCGTTTGAAAGCCAACCGGTTGGTTTCGGTAGAGGGCGAGCGCCGGAATCGTCCGGTATCGAGTTGGCCGATCCCTGCTGAAGGTTGTGTGATGCATCTGAAAGGGTACGGCTGGGTGAAGGTGTTCAAGACGGTGACCCCAGACGGTCGCGAGGAATACCGGGCCAGCAGCCGCCTGGATATGACCCTGGAAGAAACCGCCGCGTATGGCCGGCATGCCTGGCAAATCGAGGTGTATCATCAGGGTCTGAAGCAGTTCACAGGGATCGAACGGGGGCAATTTCGTGTGGCTGAAGCCCAGCGCAACCACATTGGTTTGGCCATTCGAGCCTTTTTGCGCTTGGAAGTGGCCCGTTTGCAGCGTGGTATCAGCTGGTTTGAGGCCAAACAGGCCATCCTTCGGGAGGCTATCCGTCATTACTTGGCCTCTCCCTCCCTGATCCTTCATTCAACTGCGTAACTCCTAACAACAGTGCGGGGCAGGATTTGCTGGGCGGTCCGCTGGTGATCGATGTGCCGCAGGATCAGCCGTCGACAGGCGGATGGGTTCGGATCGACAACACGTCGCTGGGTTCGTTGATTTTGCCGGAGGATGCGACGAGCGTGCGGATCGAGTTTCGGAAGGGTTCGCAGGCGACGGGTACGGTGTATCTGGACGATGTGTTTGTGCGGAAGGCGGATCCGAGTGCGGAAGGTTGGGAGGGGGACTTTTTCAATGCGAACGTGGATGTGAGTGGAGGTTGGTATTACTGGTGGCCGGATTTTCCGCGGGGATTGGATGGATGGCCGGCCAGTCAGGAGTTTGCGGTGACGGTGACGGAGGCAGATGCGCACCGTGGGCGTCGGTCGCTGCGGATCGAGGATTTGCAGGGGACGTCGCAGTACGAGGCGGTGGCGATCAGCGAGCGGGTGCCGGTGGTGGCGGGTGAGCCGGTGTTGGTGAGTTTCTGGGTGCGGTACGAGGGGGTGGCAAGTCCGGAGACGATTGGAGAGGGGAACAACAACATTGGGTTGACGGCGCTGTGGTACAATCAGATGGAGAGTGGCGCGGCGGGCTGGGGGGAGATTGGGGGAGTGGATATACGGCTCAACGGGGAGTACAACGAGCAGGTGATACCGTTGGCGGAGCGGGTGGATTCGACGGGATGGCGTCAGTATGCGTTTGTGGTGTATCCGAAGGAGGGGGCGGTGGGGATGGAGTTGCGTTTGCGTTACTGGCATGAGTTCACCGGCACCACCTACTGGGATGATGTCAGCATCGTGCGCATTGGTGGCAGTGCGCTACTGCCCACCGGTGTCAGCGAGGAAAGCTCGGTCGAGCAGCCGCAGCGCTTCCTGCTCCATGCAAACTACCCGAACCCGTTCCGTCGCAGCACGACGCTGTCGTTCTCGTTGCCTGAGCCCACGCGGGTTACGCTGGCGGTGTACAACCTGCTGGGCCAGGAAGTGGTCACGTTGATCCGGGACGAACTACTTCCGGCCGGCACGCACCGGGTGGTGTTCGACGCGCGCGACCTTCCGGCCGGTCTCTATCTGTACCAGCTTCGGGCCGGTCGGTATGTCGAGACCCGCAAGATGCTGCTGGTGAAGTAGTCCGGCTGCAGGCCGGGAGCCGTCTGTCGGGCGGCTCCCGGCCCTTTTTCTCTGTCCCCAGAAGCTGCTGGCTGTCGAACGATGACCGGACTTGTAACGCGTGGCGCGGGTTGGATCGGGCTGCTCCTGCTGCTGAGTACCCTTCCGCTTCGGGCGCAGACGACGGGAAAGATCGTCGGGCGCGTGACCGACGCCCAGACCGGTGAGCCGTTGCCCGGTGTGAACGTGGTGATCCTGGAGACACAGCAGGGCGCTTCGACCGACGCCGACGGCTACTATGTCATCCTGAACGTACGGCCGGGCACCTACACGCTCCGGGCCTCCATGGTCGGCTTTACGCCGCAGGTGGTGCAGGAGGTGCGCGTGCAGATCAACCTGACCACCGAAGTCAACTTCACGCTCCAAGAGGAGACGATCACCGGCCAGGAGGTGGTGATCACGGCCACGCGCCCGCTGGTGCAGCGCGACCTGACGGCCACGGCGGCGGCCGTCTCCCGCGAAGAACTGGCCGTGTTGCCCGTGGAGAACTTCACGGACGTGGTGAACCTGCAGGCGGGCGTCGTGGAGGGCCATTTCCGGGGCGGCCGGATCGGGGAGGTGGCCTACCTGGTCGATGGCGTTCAGATCAACGACGTTTACGATCGCTCCTTTGCCTTCCAGGTCGAAAACAACGCGATCCAGGAGATCGAGGTCATCACCGGGACCTTCAACGCCGAGTACGGAAGCGCTCAGTCCGGTGTGGTCAACATCGTGACCCGCGAGGGAAGCGAGCGCTATCAGGGGTCGCTGGGCGGCTACGTGGGCGACTACCTGACGACGGCTACCGACCTGTTCATGGGACTGGAGCGCATCTCGCCGCTCCATGCCCGCTCGATCCAGGGAGACCTGAGCGGCCCGCTGATTCCGGGCTATTCGAACGTAACCTTCTTTGTGGCGGGGCGCTATGTGCACAACGACGGCCACCTGTACGGCCGGCGGATCGTGTTGCCGGTCGATCAGGACGATCCTCGTGCGCAGTACGTGACGGTCGATGGCCGCCAGGTCTTCGTGCCGGCGCTGGGCGACTCGGCGCTGGTGCCCATGAACTGGAGCGAGCAGCACACGCTGCAGGCCAAGCTGACGGCCCGCCTCTTCGGACAGCATAAGCTGACGCTCAGCGGGCTCTGGCAGGGCGATCGGGGCAAGAACTACAACCACCTGTTTCGCTACAACCCGGACGGCACGCCGACGGTCTACGGCCGCTCGCGCTCGTTACTGGCCACCTACACGCACATCTTCTCGTCGCGCACGTTTGCGGAGCTGAAAGGCGCCTATTTCACCAACGAAGTGCGAGAATACGTCTACGAAGATCCCCTGGACCCCCGCTATCCGCGCGACGATGCGTTGCGGCTGCTGGGCGGCAACTTCTCGTTCTACCGGGGCGGTGCCATCATGCGGCATTTCCGGCGCAAAACCGAGACGTTTACGGCCCGCTTCGACATCACAAGCCAGGTGACGTTGCGCCATCAGATGAAGGCCGGCGTGGAGTTCAAGCAGCACACGCTCACGGTGCGCGACTTCGAGGTCAAGCGCAACCCGTCGACGGGCTTCCAGCCGGCCATTCCCCCGGTGCACACGCCCGACCACGTCTACTACCACAAGCGACCGATCGAGCTGAGCGCCTACGTGCAGGACAAGATGGAATTCGATTACCTGGTGGTAAACGTGGGGCTCCGGTTCGATTTCTTCGATCCGCGGGCCGAAGTGCTGGAGGATTTCAGTCGGCCACGCACCTCTCCGCGCCGTCCGGCTCCGGTACGCTGGCAGCTTTCACCACGGCTGGGCCTGTCGTTCCCGATCAGCCAGAACGGCGCCGTGCGACTGGCCTACGGGCATTTCTTCCAGATGCCCGCCTTCGACTACCTGTACACGAACGCCGACTACATCTACGATCCGGAACGCGGCCTGAGTCGGGCTTTCGGCTATGCCGGCCTGGAGCCCGAGCAGACTGTCGCCTACGAAATCGGCCTGCAGCAGGCGTTTTCCGAATTGATCGGGCTGAATCTGGTGCTCTATTACAAAGACATCCGCAACCTGCTGAGCACCCGGATCGAGGTCATTGCACCGGGCTTCGACGAGCCGTTCCAGCTCGAAAAGTACGGCCGTTACGTGAACCGGGACTACGGACAGGTCAAGGGCTTTCTGGTGTCGCTGGAACGGCGCATGGCCGGCGGCTTCGGACTCGGCATCGACTACACCTTCCAGATTGCCCGGGGCAATGCGAGCGACCCGCGGGCCGTGCTCATCGACGAAATGTCGGGCATCGAGCCGGAAAAGCAACTGGTACCGCTCGACTGGGACCGGCGCCATCAGCTCAATACGAGCCTGACCGTGGGCGAGGCGGGGCGCTGGACCGTGACGCTGGTGGGGCGTCTGGGGTCCGGACTTCCCTACACGCCATCGATCGCCGACGAACGCATCGGCGTGGAAAACTCGGCCCGGCGGCCCGGCTTCGTGCAATTCGATCTGTACGCCAGCCGTCTCTGGAAGCTCGGCCCCGTCGGTGTGCAGCTTTTCGCTCGGGTTTACAACGTGTTCGACCATCGTAACGAAATCCAGGTGTACACCGATACCGGCCGCGCTTTTCCGAACCTGCGCTACTACTCCGGTGAGCCGCAGGGATTGAATTCCAAAGAAGAATTCCTCCGGCGGCCCGACTTCTACTCGGCGCCGCGGCTGGTCAACATCGGCATGAACGTAACCTTTTAGTGCGGGCATGATGCGGGTATCTGCAGGACGGTTCTGGGGGATCGGATTGCTGGCAGGCTGGCTGCTGGCCGTGCCGTCGCTGGCGCAGCGCACGCCCGATCCGAACAAAGGCGACCCCCGGCTGACGCAGTGGGGGATCATGGACGGAAACCGGGTGCGCACGCTCTATGCCAACCACGGCGAGGTGGCCCGCTGGCCCGATCAGCCTTCCGGCGAGTGGCCCAAGGGCTCCGGTCACTCCTACGTGGACGGCGTGGCGCTGATCGTCTCGGCGCGGACGCAGGACAGCCAGGGCCGCACGATCTACCCCATGAGCACGAACTACCGGGAGTTCATCGACCGCGACCCGGTCACCAAGCTTCCCTGGGGCTGGGCCCCGCTCCCCGGCTATTCGAATCCGCGCCAGTCGTCGCCGGCCCGCAGCGACGACCCGAGCACCTGGCCGGCCGAGTGGCCCGATCGCCCCATCGAATGGGCAGGCTACTGGAACGGCTACTTCGGCCGGGGCATCATGAACGCCGACCTGGAGACCTATTTCGTCTTCGACGACGCGCACGACTTCGAGTGGACGCAACCACCCCACCGGTTCTTCCCGTGTCGGAATGATACCACACGCGGTGGGCTCGGTATGGAGGTGGCCGCGCGTGGCTTCCAGTGGACGCATGTGCTGGCCCAGGATGTCATCTTCTGGCACTACGAGATCACGAACGAATGCGACGTTTTCTACCCGGACATTTTCTATGCCCAGTACATCGACTGGGGCGTGGGCGGCACCGACGATTCGGGTGATGACGAAGGGGCCTACAACACGCGGCTCGATCTGGCCTTCGCCTGGGACTTCGACGGCATCGGCACGCCGGGCCAGTGGGGACCGGTGGGCGTTGCAGGATATGCCTTCCTGGAGTCGCCCGGTAATCACACAGATGGCATCGACAACGACCAGGACGGCATCACCGACGAGCGGCGCGACAGTGGTCCCGGTCAGCTCATCGAAGGTCAGGAAAACATCCGGGCCTATCTGGAGCAGCATTACAACCTGCAGGACTTCGAACGCTTCTACGGGCCGCTGGAATTGCGTCCGGCCTACCGGGCAGGGCGCTGGTGGACGAGCGACGAGAACCTGACCTGGGTGGGTTTCACCGACCTGAACGGGAACGGCATCTGGGATCCGGGCGAGCCCACTAACGACGACTGCGGCGAGGACGGGGTCTGTCCGGGCGATCCGGGCTACAACGGCGCCGATCGAGGCGAGACCGACGGCCGCCCCACACCCGGCGAGCGCAACTTCGACGCGACAGATAAGGACGAGTCGGACCAGATCGGCCTGACCGGCTTCGAGATTTTCGATGTGCACCGCTACGAGCTGATCGACGACGAGGAGGACTACCGGGTCTTTTCGCGCGCGTTGCCGCCGCTGGAAGACATCCTGCTCGAAGGCGGGCGCAACCTGGGCATGTTCTTCTCGTCGGGTCCTTTCCCGCTGCAGCCGGGCCAGACCGAGCGCTTCTCCATGGCGCTGCTGTTTGCCGGCCACGACTTCACGGACCCGCGCAACATGGAGAATACGTCGCTGGCCCGGAAGAAAGAGACCGTGCAGCAGATCTACAACGCGAACTATCAGTTTGCGCGGCCGCCCGATAAGCCCACGCTCATTGCCATTCCGGGCGACCGTCAGGTAACGCTCATCTGGGACGACGTGGCCGAGCGCTCGTTCGATCCATTCCTGCGCGAGAACGACTTCGAGGGCTATCTGATCTACCGCTCCAGCGAACCCAATTTCAACGAGAACTTCCTGATCACCGATGCCTACGGCACGCTGACCTACCGGAAGCCGATCGCACAGTTTGACCTGAAGAACGGCATTCGCGGGCTTCATCCGGTGGCCGTCAACGGCGTGCACTTCAACCTGGGCAACGACACGGGCCTGCGGCACGTCTACGTCGATCGCGACGTGCAGAACGGCCAGACCTACTACTACGCCGTGGTGGCCTACGACCGGGGCTATGTGGCCCGCGACGAAAACGGCAACATCGTGGTAGATCCCGAGGGCTTCATCCGGGGCATTGCGCCGAGCCTGACCACGGCCACGATCAAGACCGACCTGGCCGGACAGGTGGTTTCGCTTGACATCAACACGGCCGTGGTGACGCCCCGGGCGCCGGCGGCCGGCTACGTACCCCCCGAAGTGACTGCGTTCGAGCGTCAGACGATCGGCACGGGCTCGATCGATCTGCAACTGGCCGCACCCGAGGCCGTGCAGGAAGGCGCCACCTACGAGGTGGTGTTCGAGAATCCGTTGCTCTGGCAGAATGCGCCGGAGGTCAACTACCGCGTGCAGCGTGAGACGGGCGAGGTGCTCCGGGAGGGGACGCTGCGGGCGGGACTGAACGAACTGGCCGTGCTGGAAGGCGGCTGGGTGCTGACGCTCGATGAGCCGGCCGGCGTCAGCATCGACGGTAGCTCACTGACTTTCACCGACGAGCAGACGACCTACGCGGGCATCGTGCAGCCGGCTTCGACCAGCTCGGTGGTGGGCACGGCCCGGTACGTGCCGCTCCCGGCCGATTTCGAAGTGCATTTTACCGAGACGTTCGCCGATACGTCGTTGCGGCTGGCGCTGGGTATGCGGCAGATCCCCACACCGTTCTACATCGAAAACCTGACCACGGGCGAACGGCAACCGTTCATCATCGTCGAAGACCGGCCCGAACTTCAGAACGGACAGTACGATCATGGTGACCTGATCATCCTGGTCATGGGCGAGACGCCTGATAGCGAGCCGCAGATGCAGGGAGGGCGCTGGCGGGCGTCCTGGGCCATTCGTTTCCTGCCACCTGACCCGGTGGCGGAGCCGGACAAACCCGACCGGCCGCCCCGGCCCGGTACGAGCTTCCGGTTCCGGACGATCAAGCCGTTCCAGACGGGTGACCGGATCCGGTTTACCATTCGGCCGCCGGCCTTCGACGCCAGCAAAGCGCGCCACGACCTGCGCAACATCTACGTGGTGCCGAATCCGTACGTGGCGACCAGTACGTTCGAGCCGTCGAGCGTCTACCGCATCGGCCGGGGCGAGCGGCGCATCTACTTCATGAATCTGCCGCCCGAGTGCACGATTCGCATCTACACGCTTTCGGGCCAGCATGTGCAGACGCTGGAGCATCACGGCGGCATCGACAACGGCCAGCTGGCCTGGGATCTGACCACCAAGGACGGAATGCAGCTCGCCTACGGCGTCTACATCTTCCACGTGGAAGCGCCGGGCGTGGGCGAGTACGTCGGACGCTTTGCGGTCATCAAGTAGAAAACCACCATGCAGACGGGCATACGACAGGGGCAATGGCTGGCCGCGATCGGCCTGGCGCTGGTACTGGCGGTGCCGACTCGGGCACAGACCGTCTCGAAGGCGGGCACCGTGGCCGGCGACTTTCTGCAGATCGGCGTGGGCGCCCGTGCGATGGCCATGGGCGGCTCGTTCGTCGCGGCGGCCGACGACGTGTCGGCCCTTTACTGGAATCCGGCCGGGCTGGCCCACCTGGAGGGCGGCGAGGCCATGGCCGTACACAGCCGCTGGCTGGCCGACGTCAGCTTCGACTATCTGGGGGCCGCGTTGCGGCTCGGGACGCTGGGTACGCTCGGCGTCTCGGTCACAATGCTTTCGGTGCCGGACATGCTCGTGCGCACCGAAGACCGGCCGGAAGGTACCGGCGAATGGTTCGATGCCGCCGATCTGGCCATCGGGCTGTCCTACGGCCGCTTCATTACCGACCGCTTCGCCATCGGCGCCACGGCCAAGTTCATCCAGCAGCGCATCTGGCACAGCTCGGCCGTGGGCTTTGCCGTGGATCTGGGCGTGCAGTTCCACACCGACTTTTTCGGCGGGCTGACGCTCGGGGCGGCCGTCTACAACTTCGGCACCGACATGCGGATGAGCGGTCGGGATCTCCGCACGTTTGTCGATCCGGACCCCACCCGTGAGGGCAACAACAACCGCATTCCGGCCAATTACGAAACGGATAGCTGGAGCCTGCCGCTCAACTTTCAGTTCGGCGTAGCGCTGCGTCCAATCCAAACGCGCATGCATCAGCTGCTGCTTACGGCCGACGCACTGCATCCTTCGGCCAACTACGAAAGCGTCAACGTCGGCGTGGAGTACGGCTTTCAGCAACGGATCTTTCTGCGTGGCGGCTATCACGCGCTGTTTCTACCCGAGGCCGAAGGCGGGCTTTCGGCCGGGCTGGCCGTACATCAGGTGTTGCCCTACGCGGGCGGACTCGCCAAGCTGGAGTACGCCTACCGCGACAGCGGCCGGCTCGGTGGCGTGCATATCGTAGGCATCGGCATTACGTTCTGACTCATGCGCCGCCTCTTCCGACATCGCTGCTGGATCGGGCTGCTGGCCGGGGTGCTCCTGCTGGCCGGCTGTCATCGTCCGGCACCGACGTCCGGACCGGAAGACGGAAAGGTGCGGCTCGTCTACTGGACGGCGCCCAACCCCGACGAGCTGGCGCTGGCCCGTGAGCTGGTGGCCGAATGGACGGCGGCCCACCCGGACGTCGAGGTGATCGTGCAGCCCATTCCGGCCGGACAGTCCAGCGAGGAGGTGCTGCTGGCCGCCGTGGCTGCGGGCACGACACCCGATCTGTGCTCGAACATCTGGCCGGGTATCGTCGAAGACTTCGTCGAGGCCGGAGCGCTCGTGCCGCTGGATCGCTTCCCGGACTTCGACTCGCTGCTCGAAGCCCGTATCCCCGAGACGGTGCGCGAGCCGTTCCGCTCCCGCGACGGGCACTTCTACCAGCTTCCCTGGAAGACGAACCCCGTCATGATGTTCTACAACGTGCAACTATTGCGGGCGGTGGGGTTCGAGCGGCCGCCGCGCACCTACGGCGAGTACCTGGAGGCCGCCCGCCGCGTCACGGCCGACACCGACGGCGACGGGCTCATCGACCGATGGATGGGCTACCGCGACATCCGACCCATCTGGTGGCAACGCTATTTCGACTACTATGCCTTCTACATTGCCGCTTCGGGCGGGCGCACGCTCTTCGATCGACAGGGACGGCTGGCCGTCGATACGGCCGCTTCGAACCGGGTGTTCGATTTCTTTGCCCGCCTGTATGCCATGGGCGCCTTCCCGAAAGCCGTCTGGACCAGCGCCGGAAGCCGCTTTCTCAAAGGCCAGCTCGCCACCGACTTCACCGGCCCCTGGCACCTGATCTGGCTGGAAAAAAACGCCCCGCCGACGCTGCGCTACGATGTGGCGCCGATTCCCGTGCCGGACGATCACGAAGGACCGGTCTACACCTATGGCGACTACAAGAACATCGTGATCTTTTCGACCACGCGGCATCCGGACGTGGCCTGGCGGCTGGCGCGCTTCCTGGTGTCGCGCGAGGCCGACCGGCGCTTGCTGGAGCGCACGCGCCAGATCCCCGTGCGCCGGGGGCTGCTCGACGATCCATACTTCGCGTCCGTGTTTGAAAAATACCCGATCCTCCGGCGCTTTGCCGAACAGGCCGCCTACACGCGGAGCGTCGACAGTGCCCCTGATCTGAAAGAAATTCTGGACGCGTTCGCGCAGGAGTTCGAGGCGGCCGCCGTCTTCGGCGTGCGCTCACCCGCCGAGGCAACCCGTCGTGCGTTGCGTCGCATTCAGATGATCCTGGACTGGAATGCCTGAGCTTCGAGCGACATTACGGCGCCTGCAGATCCGCCTGCGCGGCGAGCGGAGCGGCTATGTGCTCGTGGCCCCTTACCTGCTGCACATGGCCGTGTTTTTCGGCTATCCGCTGCTGTTTGCGTTCGTGCTGATGTTCCATCGCTGGGACATCGTCACGCCCATGGAGTTCGTGGGGTTGAAGAACTTCGTGCGGCTGGTGCGGGACGATCTGTTCTTCCGGGCGCTGCTCAACACGGGCATTTTTCTGACCATCCACATCCCGCTGCAGA from Rhodothermus marinus carries:
- a CDS encoding IS701 family transposase; the protein is MNASKVDELDYIHFLVAAQRVFTTTEAARIRAGELNAPAHDAYTRLLKRIPPDTEALWQEVAPFVRPDRGVLVVDDTTLDKPHARKMAWVTRHWSGKHKRVVQGINLISLLWTEGQARLPCDFRLYNRAEDGLTKNDHFRALLQTAHARGFQPRLVVFDSWYASLANLKYVRQLGWEWFTRLKANRLVSVEGERRNRPVSSWPIPAEGCVMHLKGYGWVKVFKTVTPDGREEYRASSRLDMTLEETAAYGRHAWQIEVYHQGLKQFTGIERGQFRVAEAQRNHIGLAIRAFLRLEVARLQRGISWFEAKQAILREAIRHYLASPSLILHSTA
- a CDS encoding T9SS type A sorting domain-containing protein, producing MLGGPLVIDVPQDQPSTGGWVRIDNTSLGSLILPEDATSVRIEFRKGSQATGTVYLDDVFVRKADPSAEGWEGDFFNANVDVSGGWYYWWPDFPRGLDGWPASQEFAVTVTEADAHRGRRSLRIEDLQGTSQYEAVAISERVPVVAGEPVLVSFWVRYEGVASPETIGEGNNNIGLTALWYNQMESGAAGWGEIGGVDIRLNGEYNEQVIPLAERVDSTGWRQYAFVVYPKEGAVGMELRLRYWHEFTGTTYWDDVSIVRIGGSALLPTGVSEESSVEQPQRFLLHANYPNPFRRSTTLSFSLPEPTRVTLAVYNLLGQEVVTLIRDELLPAGTHRVVFDARDLPAGLYLYQLRAGRYVETRKMLLVK
- a CDS encoding TonB-dependent receptor; protein product: MTGLVTRGAGWIGLLLLLSTLPLRAQTTGKIVGRVTDAQTGEPLPGVNVVILETQQGASTDADGYYVILNVRPGTYTLRASMVGFTPQVVQEVRVQINLTTEVNFTLQEETITGQEVVITATRPLVQRDLTATAAAVSREELAVLPVENFTDVVNLQAGVVEGHFRGGRIGEVAYLVDGVQINDVYDRSFAFQVENNAIQEIEVITGTFNAEYGSAQSGVVNIVTREGSERYQGSLGGYVGDYLTTATDLFMGLERISPLHARSIQGDLSGPLIPGYSNVTFFVAGRYVHNDGHLYGRRIVLPVDQDDPRAQYVTVDGRQVFVPALGDSALVPMNWSEQHTLQAKLTARLFGQHKLTLSGLWQGDRGKNYNHLFRYNPDGTPTVYGRSRSLLATYTHIFSSRTFAELKGAYFTNEVREYVYEDPLDPRYPRDDALRLLGGNFSFYRGGAIMRHFRRKTETFTARFDITSQVTLRHQMKAGVEFKQHTLTVRDFEVKRNPSTGFQPAIPPVHTPDHVYYHKRPIELSAYVQDKMEFDYLVVNVGLRFDFFDPRAEVLEDFSRPRTSPRRPAPVRWQLSPRLGLSFPISQNGAVRLAYGHFFQMPAFDYLYTNADYIYDPERGLSRAFGYAGLEPEQTVAYEIGLQQAFSELIGLNLVLYYKDIRNLLSTRIEVIAPGFDEPFQLEKYGRYVNRDYGQVKGFLVSLERRMAGGFGLGIDYTFQIARGNASDPRAVLIDEMSGIEPEKQLVPLDWDRRHQLNTSLTVGEAGRWTVTLVGRLGSGLPYTPSIADERIGVENSARRPGFVQFDLYASRLWKLGPVGVQLFARVYNVFDHRNEIQVYTDTGRAFPNLRYYSGEPQGLNSKEEFLRRPDFYSAPRLVNIGMNVTF
- a CDS encoding PorV/PorQ family protein → MQTGIRQGQWLAAIGLALVLAVPTRAQTVSKAGTVAGDFLQIGVGARAMAMGGSFVAAADDVSALYWNPAGLAHLEGGEAMAVHSRWLADVSFDYLGAALRLGTLGTLGVSVTMLSVPDMLVRTEDRPEGTGEWFDAADLAIGLSYGRFITDRFAIGATAKFIQQRIWHSSAVGFAVDLGVQFHTDFFGGLTLGAAVYNFGTDMRMSGRDLRTFVDPDPTREGNNNRIPANYETDSWSLPLNFQFGVALRPIQTRMHQLLLTADALHPSANYESVNVGVEYGFQQRIFLRGGYHALFLPEAEGGLSAGLAVHQVLPYAGGLAKLEYAYRDSGRLGGVHIVGIGITF
- a CDS encoding ABC transporter substrate-binding protein, producing MRRLFRHRCWIGLLAGVLLLAGCHRPAPTSGPEDGKVRLVYWTAPNPDELALARELVAEWTAAHPDVEVIVQPIPAGQSSEEVLLAAVAAGTTPDLCSNIWPGIVEDFVEAGALVPLDRFPDFDSLLEARIPETVREPFRSRDGHFYQLPWKTNPVMMFYNVQLLRAVGFERPPRTYGEYLEAARRVTADTDGDGLIDRWMGYRDIRPIWWQRYFDYYAFYIAASGGRTLFDRQGRLAVDTAASNRVFDFFARLYAMGAFPKAVWTSAGSRFLKGQLATDFTGPWHLIWLEKNAPPTLRYDVAPIPVPDDHEGPVYTYGDYKNIVIFSTTRHPDVAWRLARFLVSREADRRLLERTRQIPVRRGLLDDPYFASVFEKYPILRRFAEQAAYTRSVDSAPDLKEILDAFAQEFEAAAVFGVRSPAEATRRALRRIQMILDWNA